One Luteibacter aegosomaticola genomic window carries:
- the cyoB gene encoding cytochrome o ubiquinol oxidase subunit I produces MLGRLSLDALPLHEPILVGTFLVVAVLGLAAVGALTYFKRWGWLWREWLTSVDHKKIGIMYIVLGIIMLLRGFSDALMMRAQQAMAFGANQGYLAAHHYDQIFTAHGTIMIFFVAIPLVVGIVNFVMPLQIGARDVAFPYLNNLSFWLTVAGAVLVMISLFVGEFARTGWLSYAPLAELQYSPDSGVDYYLWSLEIAGVGTTLSAINMVATIIKMRAPGMTMMKMPVFTWTALCSNILAIAIFPALTAAFFLLILDRYAGTNFFTNDLGGSPMMYWNMVWIWGHPEVYVLVLPAFGIYSEITSTFTGKRLFGYSSMVYATVVITLLSYLVWLHHFFTMGSGASVNSFFGIATMIIAIPTGAKVFNWLFTMFRGEIRFELPMMWVVAFMLTFVVGGMTGVLLAVPAADFVLHNSLFLVAHFHNTIIGGVVFGLFAGMVYWFPKAFGFKLDEFWGKVAFWGWVVGYWVAWTPIYIVGLMGVPRRINHLDDVSLRPYFVVAAIGAVIILIGILGFVMSIVMGIVKRKALRDVTGDPWNGRTLEWSTSSPPPAYNYALTPVVYDLDAWQDMKDHGYTRPTEGFKPVHMPRNTGIGVIIAGLCTVLGFAMVWYIWWLAALSFVGIIAVSIVHTFNYNRDYVIPASEVDATEGERTRALAGV; encoded by the coding sequence CTGCTCGGGCGACTGTCGCTCGACGCCCTTCCGCTCCACGAGCCGATCCTGGTCGGAACCTTCCTCGTGGTCGCCGTCCTTGGCCTTGCCGCCGTGGGCGCCCTCACCTACTTCAAGCGCTGGGGCTGGTTGTGGCGCGAGTGGCTCACCAGCGTGGACCACAAGAAGATCGGCATCATGTACATCGTGCTCGGCATCATCATGCTGCTGCGCGGTTTCTCCGATGCACTGATGATGCGCGCCCAACAGGCCATGGCGTTCGGCGCCAACCAGGGCTACCTGGCCGCGCACCATTACGATCAGATCTTCACCGCGCACGGCACGATCATGATCTTCTTCGTGGCGATCCCGCTGGTGGTGGGCATCGTCAACTTCGTGATGCCGTTGCAGATCGGCGCGCGCGACGTCGCCTTCCCGTATCTCAACAACCTCAGCTTCTGGCTGACGGTGGCGGGAGCGGTGCTGGTGATGATCTCGCTGTTCGTCGGTGAGTTCGCGCGTACCGGCTGGCTCTCGTACGCGCCGCTGGCGGAACTGCAGTACAGCCCCGACTCCGGCGTGGACTACTACCTGTGGTCGCTGGAGATAGCGGGTGTCGGCACCACGCTGTCGGCGATCAACATGGTCGCCACCATCATCAAGATGCGTGCGCCCGGCATGACGATGATGAAGATGCCGGTGTTCACCTGGACGGCGCTGTGCAGCAACATCCTGGCCATCGCGATCTTCCCGGCGCTGACCGCCGCGTTCTTCCTGCTGATCCTCGACCGCTACGCCGGCACGAACTTCTTCACCAACGACCTGGGCGGCAGCCCGATGATGTACTGGAACATGGTGTGGATCTGGGGCCATCCCGAGGTCTACGTCCTGGTCCTGCCTGCGTTCGGTATCTACTCGGAAATCACCTCCACCTTCACCGGCAAGCGTCTGTTCGGCTACAGCTCGATGGTGTACGCCACGGTGGTGATTACGCTGCTTTCGTATCTCGTGTGGCTGCATCACTTCTTCACCATGGGCTCGGGTGCCTCGGTGAACTCGTTCTTCGGCATCGCCACCATGATCATCGCGATCCCGACGGGCGCGAAGGTGTTCAACTGGCTGTTCACGATGTTCCGCGGCGAAATCCGCTTCGAACTGCCGATGATGTGGGTCGTGGCGTTCATGCTCACCTTCGTGGTGGGTGGCATGACCGGCGTGCTGCTGGCGGTGCCCGCCGCTGACTTCGTGCTACACAACTCCCTGTTCCTTGTGGCGCACTTCCACAACACCATCATCGGTGGCGTCGTGTTCGGCCTGTTCGCCGGCATGGTGTACTGGTTCCCGAAGGCCTTCGGCTTCAAGCTCGACGAGTTCTGGGGCAAGGTCGCCTTCTGGGGTTGGGTCGTCGGTTACTGGGTGGCCTGGACGCCGATCTACATCGTGGGCCTGATGGGCGTGCCCCGCCGCATCAACCACCTCGACGATGTGTCGCTGCGCCCGTACTTCGTGGTGGCGGCCATCGGCGCCGTGATCATCCTCATCGGCATCCTCGGCTTCGTGATGAGCATCGTGATGGGTATCGTGAAGCGCAAGGCGCTGCGCGATGTCACCGGCGATCCGTGGAACGGCCGTACGCTGGAGTGGAGCACCTCGTCGCCGCCGCCCGCCTACAACTACGCGCTCACGCCGGTGGTGTACGACCTCGACGCCTGGCAGGACATGAAGGACCACGGATATACCCGCCCGACGGAAGGCTTCAAGCCGGTGCACATGCCGCGCAACACGGGTATCGGCGTGATCATCGCAGGGCTTTGCACGGTGCTTGGCTTCGCCATGGTCTGGTACATCTGGTGGCTGGCTGCGCTCAGCTTCGTCGGCATCATCGCCGTCTCGATCGTCCACACCTTCAACTACAACCGCGATTACGTGATTCCCGCCTCCGAGGTCGATGCGACCGAGGGTGAACGGACGCGTGCGCTGGCAGGGGTCTGA
- the cyoC gene encoding cytochrome o ubiquinol oxidase subunit III, which yields MSTTVTTQAGPRLWHAKEEHDHSGGATMIGFWIYLMSDALIFASLFAVYGVLSRNYAGGPGPKQLFDLSLVAVNTSLLLASSITFGVSMLAMAAGRTGRTMFWLAITGLLGAAFLGVELHEFASLVAEGAGPHRSAFLSSFFTLVGTHGTHVAFGLVWLVVLLMQIGKRGLTDDNRRRVMCLSMFWHFLDIVWIGVFTFVYLLGVIR from the coding sequence ATGAGCACCACGGTTACGACTCAAGCCGGGCCACGCCTGTGGCACGCGAAGGAAGAGCACGATCACAGTGGCGGTGCCACCATGATCGGCTTCTGGATCTACCTGATGAGCGATGCGCTCATCTTCGCCTCGCTGTTCGCAGTGTATGGCGTGCTTAGCCGGAACTATGCCGGCGGCCCGGGCCCGAAGCAGTTGTTCGATCTGTCGCTGGTGGCGGTGAATACATCGCTGCTGCTGGCGTCGTCGATCACCTTTGGTGTCTCGATGCTGGCGATGGCTGCGGGCCGCACCGGACGCACCATGTTCTGGCTGGCGATCACGGGCCTTCTGGGTGCCGCCTTCCTCGGCGTGGAGCTGCATGAGTTCGCCAGCCTGGTCGCCGAAGGTGCGGGTCCGCATCGCAGCGCGTTCCTGTCGAGCTTCTTTACGCTCGTCGGCACGCACGGTACGCACGTCGCGTTTGGCCTCGTCTGGCTGGTCGTGCTGCTGATGCAGATCGGCAAGCGTGGCCTCACCGACGATAACCGCCGCCGTGTCATGTGCCTCTCGATGTTCTGGCACTTCCTCGACATCGTGTGGATCGGCGTCTTTACGTTCGTTTACCTGCTGGGAGTTATCCGGTGA
- the cyoD gene encoding cytochrome o ubiquinol oxidase subunit IV, giving the protein MTAHVVASHASHGHGSKRSLVIGSALSILLTAIPFWLVMTGALSSPGATITAIFISAMVQIVVHVACFLHVDAKSEGGWTLLSFLFTAIIVVITIIGSVWVMYHMDANMMPR; this is encoded by the coding sequence GTGACCGCTCACGTCGTCGCATCGCACGCATCCCACGGCCACGGCAGCAAGCGCAGCCTGGTCATCGGCTCCGCACTTTCCATCCTGCTGACGGCTATCCCGTTCTGGCTGGTGATGACCGGGGCGCTTTCGAGCCCCGGCGCGACCATCACCGCGATCTTCATCTCGGCGATGGTGCAGATCGTCGTCCACGTGGCATGTTTCCTCCACGTGGATGCGAAGAGTGAAGGGGGCTGGACCCTGCTGTCGTTCCTGTTCACCGCGATCATCGTGGTGATCACGATCATCGGTTCGGTGTGGGTCATGTATCACATGGATGCGAACATGATGCCTCGTTAG